A region of Moorena producens PAL-8-15-08-1 DNA encodes the following proteins:
- a CDS encoding hybrid sensor histidine kinase/response regulator: protein MHPPASLLKGYQITAQLYESANSLVYRGYRDSDQQPVILKFLKQDYPSPEELTRYQQEYHITRSLNLEGVIQVYDLQHYQNTRVIILEDFGGESLSLLLTKQTLSIKDFITIGIKISEILGQIHTANVIHKDINPSNIVFNCDTGELKIIDFGISTVLSRENPTLKNPNVIEGTLAYISPEQTGRMNRSLDYRTDFYSLGVTFYELLTKQLPFPTTDLMELVHSHLAKSPVAPDVLISSQREGGGDGCPKAVSDIVLKLMAKNAEDRYQSAHGLKTDLEHCLEQLQTTGEIKTFQLGHYDISERFTIPETLYGRDQEIATLLAAFDRIAALSRKDGAELLLVAGYSGVGKSALVNEVYKPITAKGGNFIAGKYDQYQHNIPYDAIAKAFHDLCNQLLTARETTLNQWRRNILAAVGNNGQVLIDVIPDLERIIGKQPTVAPVDAIASQNRFNLVFKNVIKAICQSDHPLVLFIDNWQWADSASLMLLKTIITDSELKHLLVVGAYRDHEVDPAHPFMTAVEEIKQEGGIVSQIHLDNLKPVHVNQLIADALDCSPQDSQPLTDLVYSKTHGNPFFTTEFIKSIYTEELLLFNHTQCQWQWDSELIEAKDITDNVVDFMAAKISTLSETTQKILQVAACIGNSFDVLLLAVIYQQSPQQVIYSLLPAIQQGLIVCLNQGYQLINLDDDTDCSVVKFRFQHDRVQQAAYTLIEPSEKTTFHLLIGRLLLKTKTSEALSESIFEITDHLNLASDQVTSPEEFHEIARLNLIASQKAKVSAAYELATNYANAGINHLSDLSADSWQTHYELTLALHNEAIEAAYLNGDLKAMARLAQVVLQQARLLLDKVKAYQVQIQASIAQNQLLDALNTALTILKLLGVSLPETPTNTDIELGLAETIQNLPAIAIQDLINMPEMTDPYKLATMGILSSVLNAAYMAIPDLLPLIVFAQVNLSINHGNSSFSAFAYANYGLILCGIVGDIDSGYEFGKLAFSILEKFNNRANTKARTFEIVCLSIKHWKEHIMETLTPLLEAYQSGLETGDLEYASFAALDYCSHSYVLGQELNGLEQEIATYSQAINQLNQTTVFHLNEIFHQAVLNLLGNAENPCYLIGKAYNEAQMLPIHQQANDISTMALLYANKLILCFLFGDLLEAREIAAKLELYLEGIPGQVFVPLFYFYDSLVRLALYPSSTTMDKEECLARVATNQEKIKNWADYAPMNYLHKFHLVEAERHRILGQNLEAMDLYNCAIADAKENGYLNEEALANELAAKFYLEWGKDKIAQVYMMEAYHSYSHWGALAKVQDLEQRYPQLLTQTASNLRFSATHTTTSSTTATTLSDSLDLISILKASQALAQEIKLDTLLANMMAIVIENAGAETAYLLLQQNQQWAIAAEGILDTNKDSKKVNILQFAPLDNFPETSLPKSIINYVIRTQTSVVCHRATKHQTFSTDPYIQIHQPQSILCTPIINQGQLIGLLYLENNLTTGAFTPDRLEVLNLLTSQAAISLENALLYRQLEDYSHTLEQKVEERTAQLAESNQQLKAAKQKADTANEAKSEFLSNMSHELRTPLNGILGYAQILKRDRDLGTKQIDGLRIIEQSGNHLLTLINDILDLSKIEARKMELYPRDLHLQSFLESVVGIIRMRANEKDILCQYNPEDNLPHGIKADEKRLRQVLLNLLGNAVKFTDTGEVTLKVNVISLDQPQKTTVQTTLLDAVAHGGNPQDRTGSRSWGEPPRPRYLAASLRFQVIDTGVGMTEEQLQKIFQPFEQVGDTQRRAAGTGLGLTITKQLVELMGGKLQVTSEFGYGSTFWFDVTFPVVETYQPQQQQSLGQIVGYIGCRRKVLIAEDFAANRAVLQKMLEPLGFEIAMAENGQQEIELAQQLQPDLILTDLVMPVKTGFEAIAELRNLPQMQDIPIIAVSASVLDTDIEKSKLAGCQGFLSKPVDEQQLLELLGEYLQLEWIYEEVSQQTIALASSEQPLVIPPPAEMEVLYELAMLGSMKKIRQRATYLEELDTKYIPFAKKLKDLAEGFQEQKILALVEKYLEMDNS, encoded by the coding sequence ATGCACCCGCCAGCCTCCCTCCTCAAGGGTTACCAAATCACTGCCCAACTTTATGAAAGTGCCAATTCTCTGGTTTATCGTGGTTACCGCGATAGTGATCAGCAGCCGGTTATCCTTAAATTTCTTAAACAGGACTATCCTAGCCCAGAAGAACTAACCAGATATCAACAAGAATATCACATCACTCGCTCTCTTAATCTAGAAGGAGTTATTCAAGTCTATGACTTGCAGCACTATCAGAATACTCGGGTAATTATTTTAGAGGATTTTGGCGGAGAGTCATTAAGCCTTTTACTAACGAAACAAACCCTTAGCATCAAAGACTTTATCACTATTGGTATCAAGATTAGTGAAATTTTAGGACAAATTCATACGGCCAATGTCATTCACAAGGATATTAACCCCAGTAATATTGTTTTTAACTGCGACACGGGAGAGCTGAAAATTATTGACTTTGGGATTTCTACGGTGCTATCGCGGGAAAATCCAACTCTAAAAAATCCCAATGTCATAGAAGGAACCTTAGCCTATATTTCACCAGAACAGACCGGGAGAATGAACCGCTCCCTGGATTACCGTACAGATTTTTATTCCCTTGGTGTCACCTTCTATGAACTGTTAACAAAGCAGCTACCGTTTCCCACTACTGACCTGATGGAGTTGGTACATTCTCATCTGGCTAAATCCCCTGTGGCACCCGATGTCTTGATCAGCTCACAGAGGGAGGGAGGGGGAGACGGTTGTCCAAAAGCGGTTTCAGATATTGTGCTTAAACTGATGGCAAAAAATGCGGAAGACCGCTATCAGTCGGCTCATGGGCTCAAGACAGATTTGGAACACTGTCTTGAACAATTACAAACCACAGGAGAAATCAAAACCTTTCAACTCGGTCACTACGACATTTCCGAACGATTCACTATTCCTGAAACCTTGTATGGTCGAGACCAGGAAATTGCGACGTTGCTGGCAGCATTTGACCGGATAGCTGCCCTCTCTAGGAAAGACGGGGCTGAACTACTGCTGGTGGCTGGTTATTCTGGTGTGGGCAAGTCAGCCTTGGTTAATGAAGTCTACAAACCCATTACTGCCAAGGGTGGTAATTTCATTGCTGGTAAGTATGACCAATATCAGCACAACATTCCCTATGATGCGATCGCAAAAGCTTTCCATGACTTGTGCAATCAACTGCTGACCGCAAGGGAAACGACTCTCAATCAATGGCGGCGGAATATTCTAGCTGCTGTGGGCAACAACGGGCAAGTGTTAATCGATGTGATTCCTGATTTAGAGAGGATTATCGGTAAACAGCCCACCGTAGCACCAGTGGATGCGATCGCATCCCAAAACCGTTTCAATCTAGTTTTCAAGAACGTCATCAAAGCCATTTGTCAGTCAGATCATCCACTGGTCTTGTTCATTGATAATTGGCAATGGGCTGATAGTGCTTCATTAATGCTGCTCAAGACAATTATCACCGATAGCGAGCTTAAGCATTTACTAGTTGTGGGAGCCTACCGAGACCATGAAGTAGATCCAGCCCATCCCTTCATGACTGCTGTCGAAGAAATCAAACAAGAGGGGGGAATTGTTTCACAGATTCATCTCGATAATCTCAAGCCAGTCCATGTGAATCAGTTAATTGCTGATGCCTTAGACTGTTCCCCTCAAGATAGCCAACCCTTAACAGATTTAGTTTACTCCAAAACTCATGGTAATCCTTTTTTTACCACAGAGTTTATAAAATCCATTTATACAGAAGAATTATTACTATTTAACCATACCCAGTGCCAATGGCAATGGGATAGTGAGCTGATTGAAGCCAAAGATATTACCGATAATGTGGTAGACTTTATGGCAGCTAAAATCAGCACGCTCTCGGAAACGACTCAAAAGATATTGCAGGTAGCCGCTTGTATTGGGAATAGCTTTGATGTATTACTATTAGCCGTTATTTATCAACAGTCTCCCCAGCAAGTCATCTATAGTTTATTGCCCGCTATCCAACAGGGATTAATTGTTTGCTTAAATCAAGGGTATCAGCTGATTAACCTCGATGATGATACCGACTGCAGTGTAGTTAAATTTAGATTTCAGCACGATCGGGTTCAACAAGCAGCCTATACCCTGATTGAACCATCAGAAAAAACAACGTTTCACTTACTAATCGGTCGCCTGTTATTAAAAACCAAGACATCCGAAGCCTTATCAGAGTCTATCTTTGAGATTACCGATCATCTCAATCTTGCCAGTGACCAGGTTACCTCTCCAGAAGAATTCCATGAAATTGCCAGGCTTAATCTGATCGCCAGTCAAAAAGCCAAAGTTTCTGCTGCTTATGAACTAGCAACGAATTACGCCAATGCAGGCATTAATCATCTATCAGATCTATCAGCAGATAGCTGGCAAACCCATTATGAATTGACCTTAGCCTTACATAACGAAGCCATTGAGGCAGCCTACCTTAACGGTGATTTGAAAGCAATGGCGAGATTAGCTCAGGTAGTGCTACAGCAAGCTAGACTCCTGCTGGACAAGGTGAAAGCTTACCAAGTCCAAATTCAAGCCTCCATCGCACAAAACCAGTTACTGGACGCCCTCAATACCGCTCTAACTATTCTCAAACTCCTAGGGGTAAGCCTTCCAGAAACCCCAACCAACACTGATATCGAGCTTGGACTGGCCGAAACCATCCAGAATTTGCCAGCTATTGCCATTCAAGACTTAATTAACATGCCAGAAATGACCGATCCCTACAAGCTGGCAACCATGGGAATCTTATCCAGCGTGCTGAATGCAGCTTATATGGCAATTCCTGACTTGTTACCCCTGATTGTGTTTGCACAAGTCAATTTATCCATCAACCATGGCAATTCCTCGTTTTCGGCCTTTGCTTATGCCAATTATGGCTTAATTCTCTGCGGGATAGTCGGAGACATCGATAGCGGTTATGAATTTGGTAAACTTGCTTTCAGTATTCTAGAAAAATTTAATAATAGAGCTAATACTAAAGCCAGGACATTCGAGATAGTTTGCCTATCTATCAAGCACTGGAAAGAGCATATCATGGAAACCTTAACCCCTTTGCTTGAAGCCTATCAAAGTGGGCTGGAAACTGGCGATTTAGAATATGCTTCATTTGCCGCTTTAGATTATTGTTCCCATTCCTATGTCCTTGGCCAGGAACTAAACGGACTTGAACAAGAGATAGCCACCTATAGCCAAGCCATCAATCAGCTTAACCAAACAACTGTCTTTCACTTAAACGAAATCTTTCATCAAGCGGTTTTGAATTTGCTCGGAAATGCCGAAAATCCCTGTTATCTAATCGGTAAAGCCTATAACGAAGCGCAAATGTTACCAATCCATCAGCAAGCAAACGATATCAGTACCATGGCATTATTATATGCTAATAAACTGATTCTTTGCTTTCTATTTGGTGATTTGCTTGAAGCTAGGGAAATTGCTGCTAAACTAGAACTATATTTAGAAGGAATTCCCGGACAAGTATTCGTCCCCCTGTTCTATTTTTACGATTCTTTGGTAAGGCTGGCGCTATATCCTAGTTCAACAACTATGGACAAAGAAGAATGTTTAGCTCGTGTTGCTACCAATCAAGAAAAGATTAAAAACTGGGCTGACTATGCTCCCATGAATTATCTGCACAAATTTCATCTAGTAGAAGCAGAGCGCCATCGGATTCTAGGTCAAAACCTGGAAGCGATGGATCTATACAATTGCGCCATTGCTGACGCAAAGGAAAACGGATATCTTAACGAAGAAGCCCTTGCCAACGAACTCGCCGCCAAATTTTATCTGGAATGGGGCAAAGACAAAATTGCCCAAGTCTACATGATGGAGGCATACCATAGCTACAGTCACTGGGGAGCATTAGCAAAAGTCCAAGACTTAGAACAACGTTATCCCCAGTTACTAACCCAAACCGCCAGTAACCTTCGATTCTCTGCTACTCACACCACCACCTCATCCACCACTGCCACAACCCTATCCGATTCCCTAGACCTAATCAGCATCCTCAAAGCCTCTCAAGCCCTAGCCCAAGAGATTAAACTTGATACCTTACTAGCCAACATGATGGCAATTGTGATCGAAAATGCCGGAGCCGAAACGGCGTATCTATTGCTTCAACAGAATCAGCAATGGGCGATCGCAGCAGAAGGGATACTTGATACCAATAAAGATAGCAAGAAAGTAAACATTTTACAATTCGCTCCCTTAGATAATTTCCCAGAAACCTCCCTACCAAAGTCCATTATCAACTACGTTATCCGAACCCAAACCAGTGTTGTTTGTCACCGTGCTACTAAACATCAGACCTTCTCTACAGATCCCTATATCCAGATTCATCAACCCCAATCGATTTTGTGTACTCCCATTATTAACCAAGGCCAACTAATTGGTTTGCTCTATCTGGAAAATAATCTCACCACTGGAGCCTTTACACCAGACCGATTAGAAGTCTTAAATCTGCTCACCTCCCAAGCTGCTATTTCCCTAGAAAATGCCCTGTTGTATCGCCAATTAGAAGACTATTCCCACACCCTAGAACAGAAAGTAGAAGAACGCACCGCCCAACTAGCGGAGTCTAATCAACAACTGAAAGCTGCTAAACAAAAAGCCGATACTGCTAACGAAGCTAAAAGCGAGTTCCTTTCTAACATGAGCCATGAATTGCGTACTCCTCTCAATGGTATCCTCGGCTATGCTCAAATCCTCAAGCGAGACCGGGACCTAGGCACCAAGCAAATCGATGGCTTAAGGATTATTGAGCAAAGCGGCAACCATTTGTTGACTCTAATCAACGATATCCTCGACCTATCTAAAATTGAAGCTCGCAAAATGGAACTCTACCCCAGGGATTTACACCTCCAAAGTTTCCTCGAAAGTGTGGTCGGGATTATCCGCATGCGTGCAAATGAAAAAGATATTTTGTGCCAATATAACCCTGAGGATAACTTACCTCATGGCATTAAAGCTGACGAGAAACGACTGCGACAGGTACTGCTAAATTTATTAGGTAATGCTGTTAAATTTACTGACACTGGTGAAGTAACGTTAAAGGTTAATGTGATTAGTCTCGACCAACCACAAAAGACAACAGTTCAGACAACACTTCTTGATGCAGTCGCTCATGGGGGAAACCCCCAAGACCGCACCGGTAGTCGCTCATGGGGGGAACCCCCAAGACCGCGCTACCTCGCTGCATCGCTTCGTTTTCAAGTCATTGATACCGGTGTTGGTATGACCGAAGAACAGTTACAGAAAATTTTCCAACCCTTTGAACAAGTCGGAGATACCCAACGGCGTGCTGCTGGCACTGGTTTAGGTTTAACAATTACCAAGCAGTTAGTAGAGCTAATGGGAGGAAAGCTACAAGTGACAAGCGAATTTGGTTATGGTTCTACCTTCTGGTTTGATGTTACCTTCCCAGTAGTAGAAACATACCAACCACAGCAGCAACAGAGCCTGGGGCAAATTGTTGGTTATATTGGCTGTCGGCGCAAGGTATTAATAGCGGAAGACTTTGCAGCAAATCGGGCTGTGTTGCAGAAGATGCTAGAGCCATTGGGCTTTGAAATAGCGATGGCAGAAAATGGCCAGCAGGAAATCGAACTAGCTCAACAGCTGCAACCTGACCTGATATTGACCGACTTAGTCATGCCGGTCAAAACTGGCTTTGAAGCGATCGCAGAACTGAGAAACCTACCTCAAATGCAGGATATCCCAATTATTGCAGTGTCCGCTAGCGTGTTAGACACAGACATTGAGAAAAGTAAGCTTGCAGGCTGTCAAGGCTTTTTGTCCAAACCCGTGGATGAGCAACAGTTGCTGGAATTATTGGGAGAGTATTTGCAACTGGAGTGGATTTATGAAGAAGTATCGCAACAAACCATAGCACTAGCTAGTTCAGAGCAACCATTAGTGATTCCGCCACCAGCAGAAATGGAAGTCCTCTACGAATTAGCCATGCTCGGCAGTATGAAAAAGATTCGCCAACGAGCCACCTATCTTGAAGAACTGGATACAAAATATATACCCTTTGCTAAGAAACTAAAAGATTTAGCTGAAGGATTCCAGGAGCAAAAGATTTTAGCTTTAGTGGAAAAGTATCTAGAAATGGACAACAGTTAA
- a CDS encoding CHAT domain-containing protein: MAMPDNTSDAQLYFLLQVLQATADSNGDAQVVYGLLAANTDKLDHRLAEQLRDWATSKLAEAKADEAKLIAAVIGSFSNLIKQFPLGDKASNIEIAITGYEVALTVFTREAFPVDWATTQNNLGTAYSDRITGPKAQNLEEAIACYQSALEVRTREAFPVDWAMTQNNLGNAYRDRITGPKAQNLEEAIACYQLALAVYTREAFPYEWARSQNNLGNAYSDRITGPKAQNLEDAIACYQLALEVRTREAFPEQWALTQTNLGNAYLNRITGQKAQNLEDAIACYQLALEVLTREAFPEQWALTQNNLGNAYLNRITGEKAQNLENAIACYKLALEVRTREAFPEQWAQTQYNLGLAYRNRITGEKAQNLEVAIACYKLALEVRTREAFPIDWATTQNNLGTAYSDRITGPKAQNLEDAIACYQSALDVYTREAFPYDWASTQHNLGLAYRNRITAQKAQNLEHAIACYQLAKAVYTRDAFPVEWASTQNNLGIAYSDRITGDKAQNLEVAIACYQSALEVSNREAFPIDWASTQNNLGGAYLERIKGEKVQNLEEAIACLKLALEVRTREAFPYDWAQTQTNLGNAYSDRITAQKAENLEHAIACYQLAKAVYTRDAFPYEWAGTQHNLGNAYSDRIKGEKAQNLEHAIACLKLALEVRTREAFPIDWAMTQNNLGNAYLKRITGQKAENLEHAIACYQSALAVRTRKACPIDWAETQNNLGIAYSDRITAQKPENLEHAIACYQSALAVRTRDAFPVEWASTQHHLGLAYSDRITGDKAQNLEVAIACYQSALEVRNREAFPIDWASTQNNLGGAYLERIKGEKAQNLEHAIACLKLALEVRTREAFPQKYLDTQNNLGFVYQDAQNFPEAYKAFDAAIKTVESLRDEINSGSGVEEYKTKLAEEYNRSYRGMVEVCIDLKDYTQALEYVERSKTQNLVEKILSSDLKTIFPADVVSQLEQYRDKIAAGQYQIQHGKPDNPTALAQRLQQLRQQRNDLQDRYLPIGSGFQFKQFRETLEENTAIVEFYISFDRFFTFIFTRHSQQPLVLSSSTDGKLDALIDWRNAYLLDYYVQPQDWRNQLTSRFQKLAEILNLNKILQQLPKECNQLILIPHWYLHLFPLHALPLPENPGKLLFNRFSQGVRYAPSCQLLQLVQTRKRADFTHLFAIQNPTGDLSYANIGVEVIKSYFNRADTEVLVENAATKAAIDSKPLNTYHCLHFSCHGYFNYDKPRKSALILANYHVSPAPAKLNPEQHLVLDKGEVIDLDKCLTLDAIFALKLEQKLEQCRLVTLSACETGLIDFQNSSDEYIGLPSGFLVAGSPAVVSTLWKVEEVSTALLMIKFYQNLLNQMSLAVALNQAQLWLRDATVQDLRNWAEQLTKQLTLENKFKEEVEEELELFKNDYNPFDNHYYWAAYCAIGQYYI; this comes from the coding sequence ATGGCAATGCCTGACAATACATCTGATGCCCAACTTTACTTTCTCTTACAGGTTCTACAAGCAACTGCAGACAGTAATGGTGACGCCCAGGTAGTTTACGGATTACTGGCAGCAAATACAGACAAACTGGATCATAGATTAGCAGAACAATTGCGTGATTGGGCAACAAGTAAGCTGGCGGAAGCGAAAGCAGATGAAGCAAAATTAATAGCAGCAGTTATTGGCAGTTTTAGCAATCTAATTAAGCAATTCCCCTTGGGTGACAAAGCCAGCAATATCGAAATTGCCATCACTGGCTATGAAGTCGCACTAACTGTTTTCACCCGTGAAGCTTTTCCGGTTGATTGGGCAACGACTCAAAACAATCTCGGTACTGCTTACTCAGACAGAATTACAGGTCCCAAAGCACAAAACCTAGAAGAGGCTATCGCTTGCTACCAATCGGCTTTAGAAGTACGCACCCGTGAAGCTTTTCCGGTTGATTGGGCAATGACTCAAAACAATCTCGGAAATGCTTACCGTGACAGAATCACAGGTCCCAAAGCACAAAACCTAGAAGAGGCTATCGCTTGCTACCAATTGGCTTTAGCCGTTTACACCCGTGAAGCTTTTCCTTATGAATGGGCAAGGAGTCAAAACAATCTCGGTAATGCTTACTCTGACAGAATCACAGGTCCCAAAGCACAAAACCTAGAAGATGCGATCGCTTGCTACCAATTGGCTTTAGAAGTACGCACCCGTGAAGCGTTTCCCGAACAATGGGCTTTGACTCAAACCAATCTCGGTAATGCTTACCTTAACAGAATCACAGGTCAGAAGGCACAAAACCTAGAAGATGCCATCGCTTGCTACCAATTGGCTTTAGAAGTACTCACCCGTGAAGCGTTTCCCGAACAATGGGCTTTGACTCAAAACAATCTCGGTAATGCTTACCTTAACAGAATCACAGGGGAGAAAGCACAAAACCTCGAAAATGCCATCGCTTGCTACAAATTGGCTTTAGAAGTACGCACCCGTGAAGCTTTTCCCGAACAATGGGCACAGACTCAATACAATCTCGGTCTTGCTTACCGTAACAGAATCACAGGGGAGAAAGCACAAAACCTAGAAGTTGCCATCGCTTGCTACAAATTGGCTTTAGAAGTACGCACCCGTGAAGCTTTTCCTATTGATTGGGCAACGACTCAAAACAATCTCGGTACTGCTTACTCAGACAGAATTACAGGTCCCAAAGCACAAAACCTAGAAGATGCCATCGCTTGCTACCAATCGGCTTTAGACGTTTACACCCGTGAAGCTTTTCCCTATGATTGGGCATCGACTCAACACAATCTAGGTCTTGCTTACCGTAACAGAATCACAGCTCAGAAGGCACAAAACCTAGAACATGCCATCGCTTGCTACCAATTGGCAAAAGCAGTTTACACCCGTGACGCTTTTCCTGTTGAATGGGCATCGACTCAAAACAATCTCGGTATTGCTTACTCTGACAGAATCACAGGGGATAAAGCACAAAACCTAGAAGTTGCCATCGCTTGCTACCAATCCGCTTTAGAAGTAAGTAACCGTGAAGCTTTTCCTATTGATTGGGCATCGACTCAAAACAATCTCGGCGGTGCTTACTTAGAAAGAATCAAAGGGGAAAAAGTACAAAACCTAGAAGAGGCCATCGCTTGCTTGAAATTGGCTTTAGAAGTACGCACCCGTGAAGCTTTTCCCTATGATTGGGCACAGACTCAAACCAATCTCGGTAATGCTTACTCTGACAGAATCACAGCTCAGAAGGCAGAAAACCTAGAACATGCCATCGCTTGCTACCAATTGGCAAAAGCAGTTTACACCCGTGACGCTTTTCCCTATGAATGGGCAGGGACTCAACACAATCTCGGTAATGCTTACTCTGACAGAATCAAAGGGGAAAAAGCACAAAACCTAGAACATGCCATCGCTTGCTTGAAATTGGCTTTAGAAGTACGCACCCGCGAAGCTTTTCCTATTGATTGGGCAATGACTCAAAACAATCTCGGTAATGCTTACCTTAAAAGAATCACAGGTCAGAAAGCAGAAAACCTAGAACATGCCATCGCTTGCTACCAATCCGCCTTAGCAGTTCGCACCCGTAAAGCTTGTCCTATTGATTGGGCAGAGACTCAAAATAATCTCGGTATTGCTTACTCTGACAGAATCACAGCTCAGAAGCCAGAAAACCTAGAACATGCCATCGCTTGCTACCAATCCGCCTTAGCAGTTCGCACCCGTGACGCTTTTCCTGTTGAATGGGCATCGACTCAACACCATCTAGGTCTTGCTTACTCTGACAGAATCACAGGGGATAAAGCACAAAACCTAGAAGTTGCCATCGCTTGCTACCAATCCGCTTTAGAAGTACGTAACCGTGAAGCTTTTCCTATTGATTGGGCATCGACTCAAAACAATCTCGGCGGTGCTTACTTAGAAAGAATCAAAGGGGAAAAAGCACAAAACCTAGAACATGCCATCGCTTGCTTGAAATTGGCTTTAGAAGTACGCACCCGTGAAGCTTTTCCCCAAAAGTATCTAGATACTCAAAATAACCTTGGTTTTGTTTACCAAGATGCTCAAAATTTCCCGGAAGCTTACAAGGCTTTTGATGCTGCCATTAAAACCGTAGAATCCCTGCGAGATGAAATTAATTCTGGTTCTGGAGTAGAAGAATACAAAACCAAACTAGCTGAAGAGTACAACCGAAGCTATCGAGGCATGGTGGAAGTCTGTATAGATTTAAAGGACTACACCCAAGCCCTAGAATACGTGGAACGGAGCAAAACCCAGAATTTAGTTGAAAAGATTCTCAGCAGTGACCTGAAAACCATCTTTCCCGCAGATGTTGTCTCTCAATTAGAACAATACAGGGATAAAATAGCAGCAGGTCAATATCAAATCCAACATGGCAAACCTGACAATCCAACAGCCCTGGCACAACGTCTTCAACAGTTGCGACAGCAGCGCAATGATTTACAAGATCGATATTTACCTATCGGTTCTGGCTTCCAGTTTAAGCAATTCCGGGAAACTCTAGAGGAAAATACTGCTATTGTTGAGTTTTATATTAGCTTTGATCGCTTTTTCACCTTCATTTTTACTCGCCACAGCCAACAGCCTCTAGTTTTGTCATCTTCTACTGATGGCAAGTTAGATGCCTTGATAGATTGGAGAAATGCTTATCTGCTAGATTATTACGTCCAACCACAAGACTGGAGGAATCAACTAACCTCAAGATTCCAGAAGCTAGCAGAGATTCTGAATCTTAACAAGATTCTCCAGCAATTACCCAAAGAATGCAATCAACTGATCCTCATCCCCCATTGGTATCTACATCTATTCCCCTTACACGCCTTACCCCTTCCTGAAAATCCAGGTAAATTGCTATTCAATCGCTTCTCCCAAGGAGTTCGTTATGCTCCCAGTTGCCAATTACTGCAACTTGTCCAAACCAGAAAACGCGCGGACTTTACCCACCTGTTTGCCATCCAAAACCCCACGGGTGACTTAAGTTACGCTAACATCGGAGTAGAAGTGATTAAAAGCTACTTCAATCGAGCGGATACAGAGGTCCTTGTGGAAAACGCTGCCACCAAAGCCGCCATAGATAGCAAACCTCTCAATACTTACCACTGTTTACATTTTAGCTGTCACGGTTACTTTAACTACGATAAACCACGTAAATCGGCTCTGATCCTCGCAAATTACCACGTTAGCCCTGCACCAGCTAAACTTAATCCAGAACAACATCTAGTTTTGGATAAAGGTGAAGTAATTGACTTAGACAAATGCCTCACTTTAGATGCCATCTTTGCCCTGAAATTAGAACAGAAATTAGAACAATGTCGCCTTGTCACCCTTTCTGCTTGCGAAACAGGATTAATCGACTTCCAGAATAGCAGCGACGAATACATTGGTTTACCCAGTGGTTTCCTAGTTGCCGGAAGTCCAGCAGTAGTTAGTACCCTATGGAAGGTAGAGGAGGTTTCTACAGCGTTGTTGATGATTAAATTTTATCAGAATCTGCTAAACCAGATGTCCTTAGCAGTTGCCCTGAATCAAGCCCAACTCTGGCTGCGGGATGCCACTGTACAGGACTTGCGAAATTGGGCTGAACAGTTAACTAAACAGTTGACTTTGGAGAATAAATTTAAGGAAGAAGTGGAGGAAGAACTCGAGTTATTTAAAAATGACTACAACCCCTTTGATAATCATTATTATTGGGCAGCTTACTGCGCGATTGGACAATACTATATTTAG